In one Serinus canaria isolate serCan28SL12 chromosome 2, serCan2020, whole genome shotgun sequence genomic region, the following are encoded:
- the EDN1 gene encoding endothelin-1 has translation MDYCHMIVSLLFVLCPGLLPAAPGAEVDAAPPPAAAHRRARRCSCSSLMDEECVYFCHLDIIWINTPEKTVPYGLGGPSRPRRSLKDTVPEMLAEPSSRCRCANQKDKKCLNFCQAGKDLWAQSTVEKAAQHRIKAGNCFGPKCMNRQLVDSKKMKRLEAIGNSIKASFSIAKLKAELQKGRKLKHNRANKRQSVRESLKAS, from the exons ATGGATTATTGCCACATGATCGTCTCGCTGCTCTTCGTGCTCTGCCCGGGGCTGCTGCCGGCAG cccccggAGCCGAGGTGGACGccgcgccgccccccgccgccgcgcACCGCCGCGCCCGgcgctgctcctgctcctcgcTGATGGACGAGGAGTGCGTCTACTTCTGCCACCTCGACATCATCTGGATCAACACCCCCGA GAAGACTGTTCCATATGGTCTCGGCGGCCCTTCTCGACCCAGAAGATCACTGAAGGACACGGTGCCAGAGATGCTCGCTGAACCAAGCAGCAGATGCCGATGTGCCAACCAGAAGGACAAGAAATGTCTGAACTTCTGCCAGGCAGGCAAAGATCTCTG GGCTCAGTCCACAGTGGAGAAAGCCGCACAGCACCGCATCAAAGCCGGCAATTGCTTTGGACCCAAATGCATGAACCGACAGCTTGTTGACAGCAAGAAAATGAAGCG GCTGGAGGCTATTGGTAACAGCATCAAAGCTTCCTTCAGTATTGCCAAGCTGAAGGCTGAGCTCCAGAAAGGGCGAAAGCTCAAACACAACAGGGCGAACAAAAGGCAAAGCGTCCGGGAGAGCCTGAAAGCATCCTAG